The proteins below come from a single Flavobacterium lindanitolerans genomic window:
- a CDS encoding helicase HerA-like domain-containing protein: MASKEDFISHINTGYATKGESITLGGAIFNGEALPDAHIKIPLKTLNRHGLIAGATGTGKTKTIQVFSEQLSLLGIPVLMMDIKGDFSGIAKPGIEQPFITERHSKINIPYQVSGFPVELLTLSKQNGVRLRATVSEFGPVLFSRILDLNDTQAGVVAVIFKYCDDNQMPLLDLKDIKKVINYITEEGKAEIEEHYGKISTSTTGTILRKIIELEQQGADIFFGEVSFDVNDLMRIDENGKGYVNIIRLTDIQDKPKLFSTFMLSLLAEIYNVMPEQGDSGQPELVIFIDEAHLIFNQASKALLDQIETIVKLIRSKGIGIYFVTQNPMDVPSSVLAQLGLKIQHALRAFTANDRKAIKMTSENYPISEYYKTDELLTSLGTGEALVTALNEKGIPTPLAATMMRAPMSRMDVLTDAEIGEINNSSKLTRKYNEVIDRESAYEMLTKKIQDIQQQAAETAQKEQEAKQEKKAANEPMSQTTKSIIKVVTSATFIRGFFGVLTKIFKK; the protein is encoded by the coding sequence ATGGCTTCCAAAGAAGACTTCATCAGTCATATTAACACGGGTTATGCTACAAAAGGAGAAAGCATCACGTTAGGTGGCGCTATTTTTAACGGAGAAGCACTCCCGGATGCACACATTAAAATCCCTTTAAAAACCTTAAACCGCCACGGTCTTATTGCCGGAGCAACGGGAACAGGAAAAACAAAAACGATACAGGTCTTTTCTGAACAGCTTTCATTATTAGGCATACCGGTTCTGATGATGGACATCAAAGGAGATTTTAGCGGTATAGCCAAACCAGGCATTGAACAGCCATTTATTACAGAACGTCATTCCAAAATAAATATTCCTTATCAGGTATCGGGATTTCCGGTGGAATTGCTGACACTGTCCAAACAAAATGGAGTTCGCTTGCGTGCCACCGTTTCGGAATTCGGACCGGTATTGTTTTCAAGAATACTAGACCTGAACGACACACAGGCAGGGGTCGTTGCCGTAATCTTTAAGTATTGTGACGACAACCAGATGCCATTGCTTGACCTGAAAGACATTAAAAAGGTAATCAATTATATTACTGAGGAAGGCAAAGCCGAGATTGAAGAGCATTACGGCAAGATTTCCACTTCAACTACCGGCACTATACTTAGAAAAATAATTGAGCTGGAGCAACAAGGCGCCGATATTTTCTTTGGTGAAGTATCATTTGATGTCAATGACCTGATGCGGATTGACGAAAACGGGAAAGGATATGTAAACATTATCCGCCTGACCGATATTCAGGACAAGCCAAAACTTTTCTCTACTTTTATGTTGAGTCTTCTGGCAGAAATCTACAATGTGATGCCGGAACAGGGCGATTCCGGACAGCCGGAACTGGTTATTTTTATTGACGAGGCGCATTTAATTTTCAATCAGGCCAGCAAGGCTCTGCTTGACCAGATTGAAACCATCGTGAAACTGATTCGTTCCAAAGGAATTGGAATTTATTTTGTAACCCAGAATCCTATGGATGTTCCAAGTTCTGTTTTGGCGCAGTTGGGATTAAAAATCCAGCATGCTTTAAGAGCTTTTACCGCCAATGACAGAAAGGCTATTAAGATGACTTCTGAAAATTATCCTATTTCAGAGTATTATAAGACCGATGAATTATTGACTTCCCTGGGAACCGGAGAGGCTTTGGTTACGGCATTAAATGAAAAGGGAATCCCAACGCCGTTGGCCGCTACTATGATGCGGGCACCTATGAGCCGTATGGATGTTTTGACTGATGCCGAGATTGGGGAAATCAACAACAGTTCCAAACTAACCCGGAAGTATAATGAAGTTATTGACAGGGAAAGCGCTTATGAGATGCTGACCAAGAAAATACAGGATATCCAACAGCAAGCTGCCGAAACCGCCCAAAAAGAACAGGAGGCAAAACAAGAAAAGAAAGCCGCAAACGAACCGATGAGCCAAACGACGAAAAGCATTATTAAGGTAGTCACAAGCGCTACTTTTATAAGAGGCTTTTTTGGGGTGCTCACTAAAATATTTAAAAAATAA
- a CDS encoding ExbD/TolR family protein, which produces MAKIKLSKKSSRIDMTAMCDMAFLLLSFFIMTATAKVPEALPVDTPASTVQTKLPEENLATLTIGKEKVFFGVTGRATREETLKRMGEKYNIQFSDTDKKKFALIDGFGVDIRQMKQLIDMKNEQRMKEGVQPGIPFDSLNNQLADWVKTAREVVKDMDGKDLDIAIKGDAKEEYPTVKKVLDILQKQNKNNFFLVTGLRSDDF; this is translated from the coding sequence ATGGCTAAAATAAAATTGTCAAAGAAAAGTTCCAGAATTGACATGACTGCGATGTGTGACATGGCATTCCTTCTTCTGTCCTTTTTCATTATGACAGCTACAGCAAAAGTCCCTGAAGCTTTGCCAGTAGATACTCCGGCCTCAACGGTTCAGACCAAATTGCCGGAAGAAAATCTAGCTACCTTAACAATTGGTAAAGAGAAAGTGTTTTTTGGCGTAACCGGAAGAGCAACCAGAGAGGAAACTCTGAAAAGAATGGGAGAAAAATACAATATCCAATTCTCAGACACAGATAAAAAGAAATTTGCACTTATTGACGGTTTTGGAGTTGATATCAGGCAGATGAAACAGTTGATTGATATGAAAAACGAACAAAGAATGAAAGAAGGGGTGCAACCTGGAATTCCTTTTGATTCGCTCAATAATCAATTAGCTGACTGGGTAAAAACTGCAAGAGAAGTAGTTAAGGATATGGATGGTAAAGATTTGGATATCGCTATAAAAGGTGATGCTAAAGAAGAATACCCAACAGTAAAAAAAGTTTTAGATATTCTGCAAAAGCAAAATAAGAATAACTTTTTCCTGGTTACTGGTCTAAGAAGTGATGATTTTTAA
- a CDS encoding DMT family protein, with protein MKSFITIGLLVLSNIFMTLAWYGHLKFKELKWFENAGLITIVLISWGLALFEYCFQVPANKIGFNGNGGPFSLMQLKVIQEVITLVIFVIFSLLFFKNETFRWNHAVGFVFLILAVYFIFKK; from the coding sequence ATGAAAAGCTTTATCACGATAGGACTTTTGGTGCTATCTAATATTTTTATGACCCTGGCCTGGTATGGTCATTTAAAATTTAAGGAATTGAAATGGTTCGAGAATGCCGGATTAATAACTATTGTTTTGATAAGCTGGGGGCTGGCTCTTTTCGAATATTGCTTTCAGGTTCCTGCCAACAAAATAGGTTTTAACGGAAATGGCGGTCCATTTTCTTTAATGCAGCTCAAGGTGATACAGGAAGTCATCACTTTAGTGATTTTTGTAATTTTCTCACTGCTGTTTTTCAAGAACGAGACTTTCAGATGGAATCATGCCGTAGGTTTTGTATTCCTTATTCTGGCGGTTTACTTTATATTTAAGAAATAA
- a CDS encoding FAD-dependent oxidoreductase, whose amino-acid sequence MQNPLNIAIVGSGLVGSLLAIYLRKAGHSVHVYDRSPDIRKIQFSGRSINLAMSHRGWKALDGVGVGDAVRAISIPMDKRAIHLKDKLNFQPYGKEGESIYSISRGTLNRKMIDLAEEVGTKFFFEKKIWDVTLADATLHIGETERGEWEAVKYDVVFGADGAFSRIRHRMQRQSMFDYSQEFLQTGYKELNIPPNPDGTHRLDKNSFHIWPRGDYMLIALPNLDGSFTCTLFMPFEGENSFASLTDREKVESFFEKNLPDTVDVIPNLAEDFFKNPTSTLVTMKCYPWTYGDKVALIGDACHAIVPFYGQGMNAGFEDITVLNDFMEQFGNDWERIFKEYEQSRKPNADAIAELSYRNFMEMSSKTADEKFLLQKKIEKRFSDKYPDKWLPLYSRVTFSLDPYSQALEVGDFQNQLMEEVLKMDNIEAKWDSPEVEERILELLNRKTK is encoded by the coding sequence ATGCAAAATCCCTTAAATATTGCAATTGTAGGCTCTGGTCTTGTGGGTTCGCTTTTGGCAATATACCTTAGAAAAGCAGGTCATTCTGTTCATGTATATGACCGCAGCCCCGATATTAGAAAAATTCAATTTTCCGGACGTTCGATAAATCTAGCCATGTCACACAGGGGATGGAAAGCTCTTGATGGGGTTGGAGTAGGAGATGCAGTACGGGCAATTTCTATCCCAATGGATAAAAGAGCAATTCATTTAAAGGATAAGCTCAATTTTCAGCCCTATGGCAAGGAAGGTGAAAGTATCTATTCCATTTCAAGAGGAACCCTCAACAGAAAAATGATTGATTTGGCTGAAGAAGTGGGAACAAAATTTTTCTTTGAAAAGAAAATCTGGGACGTTACACTGGCAGATGCCACACTGCATATTGGAGAAACAGAAAGAGGCGAATGGGAAGCCGTAAAATATGATGTTGTTTTTGGTGCTGATGGCGCTTTCTCCAGAATCCGCCATAGAATGCAACGACAAAGCATGTTTGATTATTCCCAGGAATTTCTGCAAACAGGATACAAAGAATTAAACATACCGCCAAATCCTGATGGAACGCACAGGCTGGATAAAAACTCATTTCACATTTGGCCGCGGGGAGATTATATGCTTATTGCACTCCCTAATCTGGACGGAAGTTTTACCTGTACGCTTTTCATGCCATTTGAAGGCGAGAACTCTTTTGCATCACTTACGGACAGGGAAAAGGTGGAAAGCTTTTTTGAAAAAAACCTGCCGGACACCGTTGACGTTATTCCAAATCTGGCCGAAGACTTTTTCAAAAATCCAACCAGTACTTTGGTAACTATGAAATGCTATCCGTGGACTTATGGTGACAAGGTAGCGCTGATTGGAGATGCCTGTCATGCTATCGTGCCATTTTACGGACAGGGGATGAATGCAGGTTTTGAAGATATAACCGTATTGAATGACTTTATGGAGCAATTCGGAAACGATTGGGAACGTATTTTCAAAGAATATGAACAAAGCAGAAAACCAAATGCTGATGCAATAGCTGAATTGTCCTATAGAAATTTCATGGAAATGAGTTCTAAAACGGCTGATGAAAAATTCCTGCTTCAGAAAAAAATAGAAAAAAGATTTTCAGACAAATATCCTGACAAATGGTTGCCATTATACAGCAGGGTCACTTTTAGTCTGGATCCTTATTCTCAGGCTTTGGAAGTAGGTGATTTCCAAAATCAGCTTATGGAAGAAGTTTTGAAAATGGACAATATCGAAGCAAAATGGGACAGTCCTGAAGTAGAAGAAAGAATTTTGGAACTGCTAAACAGAAAAACCAAATAA
- a CDS encoding cupin domain-containing protein has translation MKKYTLQKSPFVVPTNDGKLIEEHFGNATNNNSDVSIAHMVAPPKWSEPFQVPEFDEYTYIIKGKKQFIIEGETLILEAGQSIKIEKNARVQYSNPFDEPCEYLSVCLPAFSLEKVNRED, from the coding sequence ATGAAAAAATACACCCTGCAAAAAAGCCCTTTTGTTGTCCCTACAAACGACGGCAAACTAATCGAAGAGCATTTCGGGAATGCCACCAATAACAATTCAGATGTTTCTATTGCGCATATGGTTGCGCCTCCAAAATGGAGCGAACCATTTCAGGTTCCCGAATTTGATGAGTATACCTATATTATAAAAGGTAAAAAGCAGTTTATTATTGAAGGCGAAACTCTAATTTTGGAAGCTGGACAATCGATTAAGATTGAAAAAAATGCCAGAGTACAGTATTCCAATCCGTTTGACGAACCTTGCGAATACCTGTCGGTCTGCCTGCCTGCTTTTTCTTTAGAAAAAGTTAATAGAGAAGACTAA
- a CDS encoding MotA/TolQ/ExbB proton channel family protein yields MAQASNAKVQNNGGSKSSNLFAGLTILFCIVIGFLVWQFIMGDGSHFQGGVNTGQPLQGDYLGMVYKGGYIVPVLMGLLLMTIVFSFERFFVISKAAGKGDVEKFVKSVQGQISSGDIQGALDACDKQQGSVANVVKAGLIKYQEVKRENFDTEKASEVIQKEIEQATSLEMPMLEKNLTILSTLVSLGTLLGLMGTVSGMIKAFAGLATSGTPDQAELANGISEALINTLTGITTSALAVVVYNYFTSKIDTLTYFIDEAGFTITQAYRRATNRD; encoded by the coding sequence ATGGCACAGGCATCAAACGCAAAGGTTCAAAACAATGGAGGAAGCAAAAGCTCTAACTTATTTGCAGGATTGACGATTTTATTTTGTATTGTAATTGGATTTCTAGTATGGCAGTTTATAATGGGAGACGGTTCTCACTTCCAAGGAGGAGTTAACACAGGACAGCCATTACAAGGTGATTACTTAGGAATGGTTTACAAAGGAGGATATATCGTTCCTGTATTGATGGGATTACTATTAATGACAATCGTATTCTCATTCGAAAGATTTTTTGTGATCTCTAAGGCAGCAGGAAAAGGTGATGTTGAAAAATTTGTAAAAAGCGTTCAAGGTCAGATTTCATCTGGAGATATCCAAGGTGCATTAGATGCTTGTGATAAGCAACAAGGTTCTGTTGCAAACGTAGTAAAAGCAGGTTTGATTAAATACCAGGAAGTTAAAAGAGAGAACTTCGATACTGAAAAAGCATCTGAAGTAATCCAAAAAGAAATAGAGCAGGCTACTTCATTAGAAATGCCAATGCTTGAGAAAAATTTGACTATCCTTTCTACATTGGTATCTTTAGGTACATTATTAGGATTGATGGGAACGGTATCGGGGATGATTAAAGCGTTCGCCGGATTGGCAACTTCTGGAACTCCAGACCAGGCAGAATTGGCAAACGGTATCTCTGAAGCACTTATCAACACATTGACAGGTATTACAACTTCAGCTCTTGCGGTTGTGGTTTACAACTACTTTACTTCTAAAATTGATACATTGACTTATTTTATTGATGAGGCTGGTTTTACTATCACTCAGGCTTACAGAAGAGCTACAAACCGTGACTAA
- a CDS encoding NAD(P)/FAD-dependent oxidoreductase: METQKRIIIVGAGFAGLTLAEDLENTGYEVYLIDRNNYHQFQPLLYQVATARLEPASISFPLRKVFQRSKNVKIRIADVLSVEADKKCLKTSIGDFSYDYLVLAYGCRTNYFGNKDLEHCAFPMKSVPEAIQLRNRILQTFEDAVITKSPEELQYILNFVIVGGGPTGVELAGALAEMKKNILPKDYPDKDFSKLTVYLLEGSPNVLNAMSDDSKKASRKYLEQLGVIVKTGTVVENYDGRTVRLKNGETIEAKNVIWAAGVTGNQIEGIPETAITRGNRLIVNRFNEIENLKDVFAIGDIAYMTTPKYVNGHPQLAAVANEQAKVLAKNFKLLAKNKPLKEYEYHDKGSMATIGKRKAVVDLPSFSFQGRFAWFTWMFVHLMLILSVKNKLTIFVNWAFSYFSNDSTLRVLIKPVTKKVDN; this comes from the coding sequence ATGGAAACCCAAAAAAGAATCATTATTGTAGGAGCCGGATTTGCAGGACTTACCCTTGCTGAAGACCTCGAAAATACCGGCTATGAAGTATATTTAATTGACCGTAATAACTATCACCAATTCCAGCCGCTATTATATCAGGTGGCTACAGCAAGACTTGAACCGGCAAGTATTTCTTTCCCGCTCCGAAAAGTTTTCCAGCGTTCCAAAAACGTAAAAATCAGAATTGCAGATGTTTTGTCTGTTGAGGCTGATAAAAAATGCCTTAAAACTTCAATCGGAGATTTTTCTTATGACTATCTGGTACTGGCTTACGGTTGCCGAACCAATTATTTTGGGAACAAGGATTTGGAACATTGTGCCTTTCCTATGAAATCGGTTCCGGAAGCAATTCAGCTTAGAAACCGCATACTTCAGACATTTGAAGATGCCGTCATTACAAAAAGTCCGGAAGAACTGCAATACATACTCAATTTTGTAATTGTAGGCGGCGGACCAACCGGAGTAGAATTAGCCGGAGCTTTGGCAGAAATGAAGAAGAATATTTTGCCTAAGGATTATCCGGATAAGGATTTTTCAAAACTTACGGTGTATCTACTGGAAGGTTCTCCTAATGTCTTAAATGCCATGAGCGACGATTCTAAAAAAGCATCCCGGAAATATCTGGAGCAGCTTGGAGTTATCGTTAAAACCGGCACTGTGGTTGAAAATTATGACGGGCGAACCGTCCGATTGAAAAACGGAGAAACGATAGAAGCCAAAAATGTTATCTGGGCGGCAGGCGTAACCGGCAATCAAATTGAAGGTATTCCGGAAACCGCCATTACACGAGGCAACCGACTTATTGTTAACCGTTTTAATGAAATAGAAAACCTAAAAGATGTTTTTGCTATTGGAGACATTGCCTATATGACTACTCCCAAATATGTAAATGGTCATCCGCAATTGGCAGCAGTAGCAAACGAACAGGCAAAAGTTCTGGCTAAAAACTTTAAGCTTCTGGCAAAAAACAAGCCTTTAAAAGAATACGAATATCACGATAAAGGTTCCATGGCCACGATTGGAAAAAGGAAAGCGGTGGTTGACCTGCCAAGCTTTAGCTTTCAGGGACGATTTGCATGGTTTACCTGGATGTTTGTACACTTAATGCTCATTCTGAGTGTAAAAAACAAACTTACTATTTTTGTGAATTGGGCTTTTAGCTATTTCAGCAACGACTCAACACTAAGGGTACTCATCAAGCCGGTTACTAAAAAAGTAGACAATTAG
- a CDS encoding ExbD/TolR family protein has product MAELNTGDGGGKKGGGKVRSKKANPSVDLTAMVDLAFLLITFFILTTTLSKPQSMNLAMPDEPKKDDPVPPETPAWRTLTLVLGSNDKLVWYSGRFDGPPLDGPVATGYGKTGVRDLILNKKAAVDAKNKADGADIEKSGITIIIKPSKKSNYKNLVDILDEMAITKVKKYAIVDITDADIKFLEDNKIY; this is encoded by the coding sequence ATGGCAGAATTAAATACTGGCGACGGCGGTGGTAAAAAAGGCGGTGGCAAAGTAAGAAGTAAAAAAGCAAATCCTTCGGTTGACTTAACGGCTATGGTGGATTTGGCATTCTTATTGATTACCTTCTTTATATTAACAACTACGTTGTCTAAGCCTCAATCAATGAATTTGGCAATGCCGGATGAGCCTAAAAAAGATGATCCGGTTCCGCCAGAAACACCAGCCTGGAGAACCCTGACATTAGTGTTAGGTTCTAACGATAAATTGGTTTGGTATAGTGGTAGATTTGACGGACCGCCTTTGGATGGACCTGTTGCTACCGGATATGGAAAAACAGGAGTAAGAGATTTGATCCTTAATAAAAAGGCAGCAGTTGATGCAAAAAACAAAGCAGACGGTGCTGATATTGAAAAAAGTGGTATTACCATTATCATAAAACCAAGTAAGAAATCAAATTATAAAAATTTGGTTGATATTCTGGATGAGATGGCTATTACAAAAGTGAAAAAATATGCGATTGTTGACATAACAGATGCAGACATTAAATTTTTGGAAGACAATAAAATTTATTAG
- a CDS encoding energy transducer TonB: protein MSNSKLDLFEQSWIENVFEGRNKSYGAYELRTNSGKRTLKALAIGAVIFLFMVCIPIISKFISENMTKEEEVLDEQVVLVNVQEPIKKEEIIVEPVVQKQTQSNVDIQKYVPPVVVDKQVVREEVAVVEELKKTGSETVKAKEGGEVVLDGTQSEIKVDAEVIEEDPNKIYTSVQVLPEFPGGIAGFYAYVKKNYRIPEVDDDVSGNVIVNFVVEKDGSLTDIKVVRDLGYGTGKEAIRMLKSAPKWKPGIQNGKAVRVSYNLPIKLVIKSN, encoded by the coding sequence ATGTCAAATTCAAAATTAGACTTATTCGAACAAAGCTGGATTGAAAATGTTTTTGAAGGCAGAAACAAAAGCTACGGTGCGTATGAATTACGTACCAACAGCGGAAAGAGAACCTTAAAAGCATTGGCTATTGGTGCAGTTATATTTTTGTTCATGGTTTGCATTCCAATCATTTCTAAATTCATTTCTGAAAATATGACCAAAGAAGAGGAAGTATTAGACGAACAGGTGGTTTTGGTTAATGTGCAGGAGCCAATAAAGAAGGAAGAGATTATTGTTGAGCCGGTTGTTCAAAAACAGACTCAGAGTAATGTAGACATTCAAAAATACGTACCGCCGGTTGTTGTAGACAAACAGGTCGTAAGAGAAGAAGTTGCTGTTGTGGAAGAACTTAAAAAAACAGGCTCTGAAACAGTAAAGGCAAAAGAAGGTGGGGAAGTAGTTCTTGATGGTACACAAAGTGAAATCAAAGTAGATGCTGAAGTAATTGAGGAAGATCCGAACAAAATTTATACATCCGTACAAGTTTTACCGGAATTCCCTGGAGGTATTGCAGGTTTCTATGCTTATGTAAAAAAGAATTACAGAATCCCTGAAGTAGATGACGATGTAAGCGGTAACGTAATCGTAAACTTCGTTGTTGAAAAAGATGGTAGCCTTACAGACATCAAAGTTGTAAGAGACTTAGGTTACGGAACAGGTAAGGAAGCAATCAGAATGTTGAAATCAGCTCCAAAATGGAAGCCTGGTATCCAAAATGGTAAAGCAGTGCGTGTTTCATACAACCTTCCGATCAAATTAGTGATCAAATCGAATTAA